One genomic window of Streptomyces sp. NBC_01276 includes the following:
- a CDS encoding molybdopterin-dependent oxidoreductase yields the protein MSYGIEINEQRFEDEPRAGQCLRTYLRERGWFGVKKGCDQGDCGACTVHVDGAPVHSCLYPAVRAEGRSVTTVEGLAEPGGELHPAQRQFLDAQGFQCGFCTAGFLMTTAALQAEEGTAHDDGKLQDLPRAFKGNICRCTGYRAIEDAVRGVKHTESPEAGQAVGRSLGAPAGPLVVTGTARYTFDVEVPGLLHMKLLRSPHPHARIVSIDTRDALEVPGVHAVFTHHDSPDRLYSSARHEHPTEDPMDTRVLDDVVRFVGQRVAAVVADSEQAAEEGCRRVVVTYEELPYVIDPEEAMLPGAPVLHPKGPESGIFRAENNVCGEVHNTIGDMEKGYAEADVVHEETFRTQRVQHASLETHGSVAYFEPKEDGDGERITVRSSTQAPFLTRRALCALYDLDEDEVRVVAGRVGGGFGGKQEMLTEDIVVLAALKLRRPVKLEFTRAEQFYGATTRHPFKITIKIGAKADGTLTALRIRVLSNTGAYGNHGPAVMFHSVGESFAVYKAPNKQVEAYSVYTNGVPAGAFRGYGLGQVLFALESVMDELALRLGMDPLELREKNVIGAGDHMVTPIGHEEDLFIASYGMKQCMDVVRKAIAEDRSHEDVPEGWLTGTGSAVAMIATGPPGGHFADATVSLLRDGTYDIAVGTAEFGNGTTTVHKQITAGALNTTVDRIAVRQSDTDVVRHDTGAFGSAGTVVAGKAVMLAADSLAERLKTFAARHTGVARHLCRLEAEAFDCAGRVVTLKELYEAAYDKGKLHEVTAEGHWTGSPRSVAFNAQWFRLAVDPGTGEMKILRSVHAADAGKVMNPMQCRGQVEGGVAQALGATLFETVRVDERGEVTTAAFRRYRLPQYADVPRTEVHFMETSDSIGPLGAKSMSESPFNPVAPAFANALRDATGVRFTEMPVTRDVVWQKIAQKMQGESHK from the coding sequence CGAGGACGAGCCGCGGGCCGGCCAGTGCCTGCGCACCTACCTGCGCGAGCGCGGCTGGTTCGGCGTGAAGAAGGGCTGCGACCAGGGCGACTGCGGGGCCTGCACGGTCCACGTCGACGGCGCGCCGGTGCACAGCTGCCTCTACCCGGCGGTCCGCGCCGAGGGCCGTTCCGTCACCACCGTCGAGGGCCTGGCCGAGCCGGGCGGCGAGCTCCACCCGGCGCAGCGGCAGTTCCTCGACGCCCAGGGCTTCCAGTGCGGCTTCTGCACGGCCGGGTTCCTGATGACCACCGCCGCCCTCCAGGCCGAGGAGGGCACGGCCCACGACGACGGCAAGCTCCAGGACCTCCCGCGCGCCTTCAAGGGCAACATCTGCCGCTGTACGGGGTACCGGGCCATCGAGGACGCGGTGCGCGGGGTCAAGCACACCGAGAGCCCCGAGGCCGGGCAGGCCGTCGGCAGGTCCCTGGGCGCCCCCGCCGGCCCCCTCGTCGTCACCGGCACCGCCCGCTACACCTTCGACGTCGAGGTGCCGGGGCTGCTGCACATGAAGCTGCTGCGCTCCCCGCACCCGCACGCCCGGATCGTCTCCATCGACACCCGCGACGCCCTTGAGGTCCCGGGCGTGCACGCCGTCTTCACCCACCACGACTCCCCCGACCGGCTGTACTCCTCCGCCCGCCACGAGCACCCCACCGAAGACCCCATGGACACCCGTGTCCTGGACGACGTGGTCCGCTTCGTCGGCCAGCGCGTGGCGGCCGTCGTCGCCGACAGCGAGCAGGCCGCCGAGGAGGGCTGCCGCCGCGTGGTGGTCACCTACGAGGAGCTCCCGTACGTGATCGACCCGGAGGAGGCCATGCTCCCGGGCGCGCCCGTCCTCCACCCCAAGGGCCCCGAATCGGGGATCTTCCGCGCCGAGAACAACGTGTGCGGCGAGGTCCACAACACCATCGGCGACATGGAGAAGGGGTACGCGGAGGCGGACGTCGTCCACGAGGAGACCTTCCGGACCCAGCGCGTGCAGCACGCCAGCCTGGAGACCCACGGCAGCGTCGCGTACTTCGAACCCAAGGAGGACGGCGACGGCGAGCGCATCACCGTCCGCTCCTCCACCCAGGCGCCCTTCCTGACCCGGCGGGCGCTGTGCGCCCTCTACGACCTCGATGAGGACGAGGTCCGCGTCGTCGCGGGCCGCGTGGGCGGCGGGTTCGGTGGCAAGCAGGAAATGCTGACCGAGGACATCGTGGTCCTCGCCGCCCTGAAGCTGCGGCGGCCGGTGAAACTCGAATTCACCCGGGCCGAGCAGTTCTACGGTGCCACCACCCGCCACCCCTTCAAGATCACCATCAAGATCGGCGCCAAGGCCGACGGCACCCTCACCGCGCTGCGCATCCGCGTGCTCTCCAACACCGGCGCCTACGGCAACCACGGCCCGGCGGTCATGTTCCACAGCGTCGGCGAGTCCTTCGCCGTCTACAAGGCGCCCAACAAGCAGGTGGAGGCGTACTCCGTCTACACCAACGGCGTACCGGCCGGCGCCTTCCGCGGCTACGGCCTCGGGCAGGTCCTGTTCGCCCTCGAATCGGTGATGGACGAGCTCGCCCTCCGGCTGGGCATGGACCCGCTCGAACTGCGCGAGAAGAACGTCATCGGCGCCGGCGACCACATGGTGACCCCGATCGGCCACGAGGAGGACCTCTTCATCGCCTCGTACGGGATGAAGCAGTGCATGGACGTCGTCCGCAAGGCCATCGCCGAGGACCGCAGTCACGAGGACGTACCGGAGGGCTGGCTGACCGGCACGGGCTCGGCGGTCGCGATGATCGCGACCGGTCCGCCCGGCGGACACTTCGCCGACGCCACCGTCAGCCTGCTGCGCGACGGGACGTACGACATCGCCGTGGGCACGGCCGAGTTCGGCAACGGCACCACCACCGTCCACAAGCAGATCACCGCCGGCGCGCTGAACACCACCGTCGACCGGATCGCGGTCCGCCAGTCGGACACGGACGTCGTCCGCCACGACACCGGCGCGTTCGGCTCGGCCGGCACGGTGGTGGCGGGCAAGGCCGTGATGCTGGCGGCCGACTCGCTCGCGGAGCGCCTCAAGACCTTCGCGGCCCGGCACACGGGCGTGGCCCGGCACCTGTGCAGGCTGGAGGCCGAGGCCTTCGACTGCGCGGGCCGGGTCGTCACCCTCAAGGAGCTGTACGAGGCCGCGTACGACAAGGGCAAGCTGCACGAGGTGACGGCCGAGGGCCACTGGACCGGCTCCCCCCGCTCGGTGGCCTTCAACGCCCAGTGGTTCCGCCTGGCGGTGGACCCCGGCACCGGCGAGATGAAGATCCTGCGCAGCGTGCACGCGGCGGACGCGGGCAAGGTCATGAACCCGATGCAGTGCCGCGGCCAGGTCGAGGGCGGCGTGGCCCAGGCCCTGGGCGCCACCCTCTTCGAGACGGTACGGGTGGACGAGCGCGGGGAGGTCACCACGGCCGCCTTCCGCCGCTACCGCCTCCCGCAGTACGCGGACGTCCCGCGCACGGAGGTCCACTTCATGGAGACCTCGGACTCGATCGGTCCGCTCGGCGCCAAGTCCATGTCCGAGAGCCCCTTCAACCCGGTCGCACCGGCGTTCGCGAACGCCCTGCGGGACGCGACGGGCGTGCGGTTCACCGAGATGCCGGTGACGCGGGATGTCGTCTGGCAGAAAATCGCGCAGAAGATGCAAGGTGAATCCCACAAATGA
- a CDS encoding molybdopterin-dependent oxidoreductase, whose product MATLLLHGDLDHPATLSVRDLRAWPQHRAEVTFDCATNGPQHHVFEGALLRDVISGAGPVFDARRRKDRSRYLLAVSGGDGHHTVLSWAELDDDFGGSPVLLATRLDGADLDGPGSQLVVPSDRCGARYVSAVTHVWFGTLTVPALVAV is encoded by the coding sequence ATGGCCACACTCCTGCTGCACGGCGACCTCGACCATCCGGCGACCCTGAGCGTCCGCGACCTGCGGGCCTGGCCGCAGCACCGGGCCGAGGTCACCTTCGACTGCGCGACCAACGGCCCGCAGCACCACGTCTTCGAGGGCGCGCTGCTGCGGGACGTGATCTCGGGCGCGGGCCCCGTCTTCGACGCCCGCCGCCGCAAGGACCGCAGCCGCTACCTCCTCGCCGTCAGCGGCGGCGACGGCCACCACACCGTCCTGTCCTGGGCGGAGCTGGACGACGACTTCGGCGGCAGCCCGGTCCTGCTGGCCACCCGCCTCGACGGCGCGGACCTCGACGGGCCGGGCAGCCAGCTGGTGGTCCCCTCCGACCGGTGCGGCGCCCGCTACGTCAGCGCCGTCACCCACGTCTGGTTCGGCACCCTGACCGTCCCGGCGCTCGTCGCGGTGTGA
- a CDS encoding NAD(P)/FAD-dependent oxidoreductase: MGQKQHVVVVGAGYAGLTAALRVSRGHRVTLVDPKEAFTERIRLHETAAGLPSTQVPLGELTAGRDIELVRARAAAIDPEGRRVVLDDGTALSYDRLVYALGSATDTTRVPGAAEHAYPLERAGELARRMAGGTGTVTVVGGGTTGVELAAELAESATGWQVALVTSGEPVPGMSPRGRAHAGRTLERLGVRIHPHTRVRTVHEGGLTTDRGELASDLVVWAASFTVPALAAEAGLRVDERGRALVDPALRSLSHPDVLVVGDAARITVPGTGELRMACATAMPAGAHAADVIDALARGRAPRPFGFRFVAQCVSLGRHDGLVQQVRADDSAHGLVLTGRTAARVKEWINRYTLSSLHRERRRPGSYLWAKPLRPAAAAPAQPPAPARTASASS, from the coding sequence ATGGGACAGAAGCAGCACGTCGTGGTGGTCGGCGCCGGCTACGCGGGGCTCACCGCGGCCCTCCGCGTCAGCCGCGGCCACCGGGTGACCCTCGTCGACCCGAAGGAGGCCTTCACCGAGCGGATCCGGCTGCACGAGACCGCCGCCGGGCTCCCCTCCACGCAGGTGCCCCTCGGGGAGCTCACCGCCGGCCGCGACATCGAGCTGGTCCGGGCCCGCGCCGCGGCCATCGACCCCGAGGGCCGCCGGGTCGTCCTGGACGACGGCACCGCCCTCTCCTACGACCGGCTCGTCTACGCCCTCGGCAGCGCTACCGACACCACCCGCGTCCCCGGCGCCGCGGAGCACGCGTACCCCCTGGAGCGGGCCGGGGAGCTGGCCCGCCGCATGGCCGGCGGCACCGGCACCGTCACCGTCGTCGGCGGCGGGACGACGGGCGTCGAACTGGCCGCGGAGCTGGCCGAGTCGGCCACCGGCTGGCAGGTCGCCCTGGTCACCTCCGGCGAGCCCGTCCCCGGGATGTCGCCGCGCGGACGCGCCCACGCGGGGCGGACCCTGGAGCGCCTCGGCGTCCGGATCCACCCGCACACCCGCGTCCGTACCGTCCACGAGGGCGGCCTGACGACCGACCGCGGCGAGCTGGCCTCCGACCTGGTCGTATGGGCCGCCTCGTTCACCGTCCCGGCGCTGGCCGCCGAAGCCGGGCTCCGCGTGGACGAGCGGGGCCGCGCCCTGGTCGATCCGGCGCTGCGCTCGCTCTCGCACCCCGACGTGCTGGTCGTCGGCGACGCCGCCCGCATCACGGTCCCCGGCACCGGCGAACTCCGCATGGCGTGCGCGACGGCGATGCCCGCCGGAGCCCACGCCGCCGATGTCATCGACGCGCTCGCCCGGGGCCGCGCGCCCAGGCCGTTCGGCTTCCGCTTCGTGGCCCAGTGCGTCAGCCTCGGCCGGCACGACGGCCTCGTCCAGCAGGTCCGCGCCGACGACTCGGCACACGGCCTGGTGCTCACCGGCCGCACCGCGGCCCGGGTCAAGGAGTGGATCAACCGCTACACCCTCTCCTCCCTGCACCGGGAGCGCCGCCGCCCCGGCAGCTACCTCTGGGCCAAGCCCCTGCGCCCGGCCGCCGCCGCCCCGGCTCAGCCCCCGGCGCCCGCCCGGACCGCGTCGGCGAGCAGCTGA
- a CDS encoding TOBE domain-containing protein, with amino-acid sequence MSLSIRNQIAGTVTAVTTGEAMATVKVRLEGGQDITAAITLDAVKDLGLAAGSSVKALVKATEVALATGPVEGLSIRNQIAGTVVDIAAGPAMASVKVDVNGGGLTAAITADAVEALGLAAGSSVVALIKATEVSLQAA; translated from the coding sequence ATGAGCCTGAGCATCCGCAACCAGATCGCCGGAACCGTCACCGCCGTCACCACCGGTGAGGCGATGGCGACGGTCAAGGTCCGCCTGGAGGGTGGTCAGGACATCACCGCCGCCATCACCCTCGACGCCGTCAAGGACCTCGGCCTCGCCGCCGGGTCCTCCGTCAAGGCGCTGGTCAAGGCCACCGAGGTGGCCCTGGCGACCGGGCCCGTCGAGGGGCTGTCCATCCGGAACCAGATCGCCGGGACCGTCGTCGACATCGCCGCCGGGCCGGCCATGGCCTCCGTCAAGGTCGACGTGAACGGCGGCGGGCTGACCGCCGCGATCACCGCCGACGCCGTCGAGGCCCTCGGCCTGGCCGCCGGTTCCTCCGTCGTCGCGCTGATCAAGGCGACCGAGGTGTCCCTCCAGGCCGCCTGA
- a CDS encoding DUF397 domain-containing protein — protein sequence MIHDLDWFKSSYSDGPGGDSCVEVATTPGTVHVRDSKTVPGPQFAVSDTAWVGFVSYASDLG from the coding sequence ATGATCCACGACCTGGATTGGTTCAAGAGCAGTTACAGCGACGGCCCGGGTGGCGATTCCTGCGTCGAGGTGGCCACCACCCCCGGCACGGTGCACGTCCGGGACTCCAAGACCGTTCCCGGCCCGCAGTTCGCGGTCAGTGACACCGCCTGGGTCGGCTTCGTTTCGTACGCCTCTGACCTGGGATAA
- a CDS encoding helix-turn-helix domain-containing protein, with translation MDSDGVEEHSWAVDPEDEQGAAVVAALGRQMRTRREALGMKVAELAERIDYSEDLVYKVEGGKRIAKPEYLDGVDEALRVDGLIKAMREDLAQVCYPKQIRKLTSMEARASEVGGYRTHNIHGLLQTEDYARTLFEMRQPAYSRDEVECFLGARMARRKVFERDPAPAISLVQEEATLRRRIGGTMVWRAQLERLLEVGNLRNVSLQVMATDCEVHSGLDGGIELLKFPDGTAAGRSEGAFNGRPVTDPKQLRILELRYGLIRADALTPWESRAFIEDLLGET, from the coding sequence ATGGACAGTGACGGTGTGGAAGAGCACAGCTGGGCTGTGGACCCCGAGGACGAACAGGGTGCTGCGGTGGTCGCAGCGCTCGGGCGCCAGATGCGGACAAGGCGCGAGGCGCTGGGTATGAAGGTCGCAGAACTGGCGGAGCGGATCGACTACAGCGAGGACCTGGTCTACAAGGTCGAGGGCGGCAAGCGGATCGCCAAGCCCGAGTATCTCGACGGTGTGGACGAGGCTCTGAGGGTCGACGGCCTGATCAAGGCGATGAGGGAGGACCTGGCGCAGGTCTGCTACCCCAAGCAGATTCGCAAACTGACCTCGATGGAGGCCAGGGCCTCCGAGGTAGGGGGATACAGGACTCACAACATCCACGGTCTGCTCCAGACCGAGGATTACGCGAGGACCCTGTTCGAGATGCGGCAGCCCGCTTACTCGCGGGACGAGGTGGAGTGCTTCCTGGGGGCGCGCATGGCCCGGCGGAAGGTGTTCGAGAGGGACCCCGCGCCGGCGATCAGCCTGGTTCAGGAAGAGGCCACGCTGCGGCGCCGGATCGGCGGCACAATGGTCTGGCGTGCGCAGCTCGAACGACTCCTGGAGGTCGGCAACTTGCGCAATGTGTCTCTGCAGGTGATGGCCACGGACTGCGAGGTCCACTCAGGCCTGGACGGTGGGATCGAGCTGCTGAAGTTCCCCGACGGGACAGCCGCAGGGCGATCCGAAGGGGCTTTCAACGGGCGCCCCGTAACAGACCCGAAGCAGCTTCGGATCCTGGAACTACGATACGGACTGATCCGGGCTGACGCTCTCACGCCTTGGGAGTCGCGGGCCTTCATTGAGGACTTGCTGGGAGAGACATGA
- a CDS encoding ATP-binding protein, whose protein sequence is MNAHLHCTLQLSANPRAARLARLLVVEQLRSWGLPFEDVAQVVAELCANAVTHGRVPGRDFRLELSVIDGGRVRVEVHDSRGDEPPGEPRYGLAIVDALSNRWGSSQGPVPRKSVWAELGS, encoded by the coding sequence ATGAATGCTCATCTCCACTGCACGCTCCAGCTGTCCGCCAACCCCCGCGCGGCCCGCCTCGCCCGGCTGCTCGTCGTCGAACAACTCCGGTCCTGGGGGCTCCCTTTCGAGGACGTCGCCCAAGTCGTCGCCGAGCTCTGCGCCAACGCCGTCACGCACGGCCGCGTCCCCGGGCGGGACTTCCGGCTGGAACTCAGCGTCATCGACGGGGGCCGCGTACGGGTCGAGGTGCACGACAGCCGGGGCGACGAGCCGCCCGGCGAGCCCCGGTACGGGCTGGCCATCGTCGACGCCCTCTCGAACCGCTGGGGCAGCTCCCAGGGGCCCGTCCCGCGCAAGTCCGTATGGGCCGAACTCGGCAGCTGA
- a CDS encoding helix-turn-helix domain-containing protein, whose protein sequence is MALEQVSAPPRSSYGVHHSNVRHSTRYTVVGNHLIQNPKISLTARGLGAYIQSLPPGTPIGIKDLARRVPEGQIRIASALRELESHGYLKRVREQLPDGRFVTRTISYNHPKASVTTPPLPPPPDPDPEPEPAPMPEAEPPVPDPQPEPEPQQAEPPPVPAPDPGPEPPSARRWAAIALLARLRHVDHRLLLGQRDIERLADDAEVWLERGGSIEAITTALTARIPHPLTNPAGLIAHRLKAQLPPALEAEPRRTAYAPRDPFQTCPHCDRAFRSPTPGTCRDCTGDPPPSGGGGAARTAATAVCEGGPPHI, encoded by the coding sequence ATGGCTCTTGAGCAGGTTAGCGCGCCACCGCGCTCCTCGTACGGCGTTCACCACTCGAATGTCCGGCACTCGACCCGGTACACCGTCGTCGGCAACCACCTGATCCAGAATCCGAAGATCAGCCTCACGGCCAGGGGCCTGGGCGCGTACATCCAGTCGCTGCCGCCCGGAACGCCCATCGGCATCAAAGACCTGGCCAGGCGTGTGCCCGAGGGACAGATCCGCATCGCCTCGGCACTGCGCGAGCTGGAGTCCCACGGCTACCTGAAGCGGGTCCGCGAGCAGCTCCCCGACGGCCGCTTCGTCACCCGAACGATTTCCTACAACCACCCCAAGGCGTCCGTCACCACCCCGCCTCTCCCTCCGCCCCCGGACCCGGATCCGGAACCAGAGCCCGCCCCGATGCCCGAGGCCGAGCCGCCGGTACCCGATCCACAGCCCGAACCGGAGCCCCAGCAGGCCGAACCGCCGCCCGTACCCGCCCCGGACCCCGGGCCCGAGCCTCCCTCCGCCCGGCGCTGGGCGGCCATAGCCCTGCTCGCGCGACTGCGCCACGTCGACCACCGCCTGCTCCTCGGGCAGCGGGACATCGAGCGCCTCGCGGACGACGCCGAGGTCTGGCTGGAGCGCGGCGGGAGCATCGAAGCGATCACCACCGCACTGACGGCCCGGATCCCCCACCCGCTCACCAACCCAGCCGGACTGATCGCCCACCGCCTCAAGGCCCAGCTCCCCCCGGCCCTGGAAGCGGAGCCCAGACGGACCGCCTACGCACCCCGCGACCCCTTCCAGACCTGCCCGCACTGCGACCGCGCCTTCCGCAGCCCGACCCCCGGCACCTGCCGGGACTGCACCGGAGATCCGCCGCCGTCCGGGGGAGGGGGCGCCGCGAGAACGGCCGCGACGGCCGTGTGCGAGGGTGGGCCACCACATATCTGA
- a CDS encoding VOC family protein, which yields MSDFPEGAPCWVDAMFTDVEGAKEFYADVLGWTFGDASSEYGNYTQAYSGGKAVAAVVPPMPGGEAASQWCLYFASPDAAATAEKIKSAGGELVMEPMQVGTFGTMAIAKEPSGAVFGVWQPGEHKGFEKLGEAGAYAWAEVYSREPGKADGFLEKVFPYESQQMESGGEDCDDPNAAGMDFKIFSLGGKENPVLGRMKMGDEFPPEIPSYIQVYFGVPDCDEAVAKTQARGGRLHFGPMDSPFGRFAAVTDPQGAAFAVIDMSTTSGEMPKFG from the coding sequence ATGTCCGATTTCCCTGAGGGTGCCCCGTGCTGGGTGGACGCGATGTTCACCGACGTGGAGGGCGCGAAGGAGTTCTACGCCGACGTGCTGGGCTGGACCTTCGGTGATGCCAGCAGTGAGTACGGCAACTACACGCAGGCCTATTCGGGAGGGAAGGCGGTCGCGGCCGTCGTGCCGCCGATGCCGGGGGGCGAGGCCGCCTCGCAGTGGTGTCTGTACTTCGCCTCGCCGGACGCGGCCGCCACGGCCGAGAAGATCAAGTCTGCGGGCGGCGAGCTGGTGATGGAGCCGATGCAGGTCGGCACCTTCGGCACGATGGCGATCGCCAAGGAGCCGAGCGGCGCGGTCTTCGGCGTCTGGCAGCCGGGCGAGCACAAGGGCTTCGAGAAGCTCGGCGAGGCCGGCGCGTACGCCTGGGCGGAGGTCTACAGCCGGGAGCCGGGCAAGGCGGACGGGTTCCTGGAGAAGGTCTTCCCGTACGAGTCCCAGCAGATGGAGTCGGGCGGTGAGGACTGCGACGATCCGAACGCGGCCGGGATGGACTTCAAGATCTTCAGCCTGGGCGGCAAGGAGAACCCGGTGCTGGGCCGGATGAAGATGGGCGACGAGTTCCCGCCGGAGATCCCGTCCTACATCCAGGTCTACTTCGGCGTCCCGGACTGCGACGAGGCCGTCGCGAAGACCCAGGCGCGGGGCGGGAGACTGCACTTCGGGCCGATGGACAGCCCCTTCGGCCGCTTCGCGGCGGTGACGGACCCGCAGGGCGCGGCGTTCGCGGTGATCGACATGTCGACGACGTCGGGGGAGATGCCGAAGTTCGGCTGA
- a CDS encoding HhH-GPD-type base excision DNA repair protein produces the protein MDDITIRLAQQPEADALLSRSPLAALVGMLLDQQVPMEWAFSGPYTIAQRLGADDLDADAIAAMDPEAFAALLSQKPAVHRYPGSMAKRIQQLCAYLVEHYGGEAEAVWRDAASGAELLGRLKALPGFGEQKAKIFLALLGKRLGVRPKGWREAAGDYGPANVYRSAADITGPESLAKVREYKQARKAAAKDTA, from the coding sequence ATGGACGACATCACCATCCGGCTCGCGCAGCAGCCCGAGGCCGACGCCCTCCTCTCGCGGAGCCCGCTCGCCGCGCTCGTCGGAATGCTGCTGGACCAGCAGGTGCCGATGGAGTGGGCGTTCTCGGGGCCGTACACGATCGCGCAGCGGCTCGGCGCCGACGACCTCGACGCGGACGCCATCGCCGCCATGGACCCCGAGGCCTTCGCGGCGCTGCTGTCGCAGAAGCCCGCCGTGCACCGGTACCCGGGGTCCATGGCGAAGCGGATCCAGCAGCTGTGCGCGTACCTGGTGGAGCACTACGGCGGGGAGGCGGAGGCCGTCTGGCGGGACGCGGCGAGCGGCGCCGAACTGCTGGGGCGGCTGAAGGCGCTGCCGGGGTTCGGGGAGCAGAAGGCGAAGATCTTCCTCGCGCTGCTGGGCAAGCGGCTGGGCGTCCGTCCCAAGGGCTGGCGGGAGGCCGCCGGGGACTACGGGCCGGCGAACGTGTACCGCTCCGCGGCGGACATCACGGGGCCGGAGTCGCTGGCGAAGGTCCGGGAGTACAAGCAGGCGCGGAAGGCCGCCGCCAAGGACACCGCGTAG
- a CDS encoding cupin domain-containing protein — MTDNLTRAANAEIISDGPGSLITLLTDTDELTCNTASFEVGAAGAPVHFHTKATEFFHVTDGQLDVLVGDEVHTLSKGDFITIAPGVKHAFAPAAGQTAEVFVGFTPGMGRFDYYRLLGRVRAGEATVQDIIDSQPTYDNHYAESEAWAGRTRSAEA, encoded by the coding sequence ATGACCGACAACCTGACCCGCGCCGCTAACGCCGAGATCATTTCCGACGGCCCCGGCAGCCTGATCACCCTGCTCACCGACACCGACGAGCTCACCTGCAACACGGCGAGCTTCGAGGTCGGCGCGGCCGGTGCCCCGGTGCACTTCCACACCAAGGCCACGGAGTTCTTCCACGTCACCGACGGACAGCTCGACGTCCTCGTCGGCGACGAGGTCCACACCCTGTCCAAGGGCGACTTCATCACCATCGCCCCCGGTGTGAAGCACGCCTTCGCCCCGGCCGCCGGGCAGACGGCCGAGGTCTTCGTCGGCTTCACGCCCGGCATGGGGCGCTTCGACTACTACCGGCTCCTGGGCCGGGTGCGGGCGGGCGAGGCCACCGTGCAGGACATCATCGACAGCCAGCCCACCTACGACAACCACTACGCGGAGAGCGAGGCCTGGGCCGGCCGCACCCGCAGCGCCGAGGCGTAG
- the opcA gene encoding glucose-6-phosphate dehydrogenase assembly protein OpcA, which produces MRTELTDTTSSKIARAMLAARRAIGSPTMGLVLTLLVVTDEENAYDAVRAASEASREHPCRIIAVIKRTSRGPQRRHRTRLDAELRVGSDAGSGEIVLLRLHGDLTSQAGSVVLPLLVPDAPVVAWWPAEAPADPARDDLGRLAQRRITDSQAAADPVGVLAGRAASYAPGDTDLAWTRLTPWRSLLASSFDQKALPVTGAAVESEGDNASAELLARWLEDRLGVPVERVASEGPVITRVRLETTAGEVRVDRPAGVLAQLVLPGWPDRKVALKIRSSAELLAEELRWLGADEVYASALRVRPAQASLSA; this is translated from the coding sequence ATGCGGACCGAACTGACCGACACCACGTCCAGCAAGATCGCCCGAGCGATGCTCGCCGCACGCCGAGCCATCGGCAGCCCCACGATGGGGCTGGTCCTGACGCTCCTCGTGGTCACCGACGAGGAGAACGCCTACGACGCCGTGCGCGCGGCCTCCGAAGCCTCCCGCGAGCACCCCTGCAGGATCATCGCCGTGATCAAGCGGACCTCGCGCGGTCCGCAGCGGCGGCACCGGACCCGCCTCGACGCCGAGCTGCGCGTCGGCTCGGACGCCGGGTCCGGGGAGATCGTGCTGCTGCGCCTGCACGGCGACCTCACCTCGCAGGCGGGCTCGGTCGTGCTGCCGCTGCTGGTGCCGGACGCGCCCGTGGTGGCGTGGTGGCCCGCCGAGGCCCCCGCCGACCCGGCCCGCGACGACCTGGGCCGCCTCGCGCAGCGCCGCATCACCGACTCCCAGGCGGCCGCCGACCCGGTCGGCGTACTGGCCGGCCGCGCCGCCTCGTACGCCCCCGGGGACACCGACCTGGCCTGGACCCGGCTCACGCCGTGGCGCTCGCTGCTGGCCTCCTCCTTCGACCAGAAGGCGCTCCCGGTCACGGGCGCGGCGGTGGAGAGCGAGGGCGACAACGCGAGCGCCGAGCTGCTGGCGCGCTGGCTGGAGGACCGGCTGGGGGTGCCCGTGGAGCGGGTCGCCAGCGAGGGGCCGGTCATCACCCGGGTCCGGCTGGAGACGACCGCCGGGGAGGTACGGGTCGACCGGCCGGCCGGGGTCCTGGCGCAGCTGGTGCTGCCGGGGTGGCCGGACCGGAAGGTCGCCCTCAAGATCCGCAGCAGCGCCGAGCTGCTCGCGGAGGAGCTGCGCTGGCTCGGCGCCGACGAGGTCTACGCCTCGGCGCTGCGGGTGCGGCCGGCCCAGGCCTCGCTCTCCGCGTAG